One genomic window of Salvia miltiorrhiza cultivar Shanhuang (shh) chromosome 4, IMPLAD_Smil_shh, whole genome shotgun sequence includes the following:
- the LOC131021356 gene encoding uncharacterized protein LOC131021356 has product MAAALLVGPPEIYQKPPKSTPTAFDVATAADITASADVAMAADITASSDVAMAADITASADVSGTGNAFVDLMIAEFNKAATYVPPLRGLTENRSPTFLSTGNPCLDFFCHIVPDTPPESLTNRLKLAWDQDPLKALKLVCNLRGVKGTGKSDKEGFYTAALWLHEHHPKTLAGNAAAFADFGYYKDLLEILFRVLEGAEARKLAKEMGELWKSRTHKGKSGIHKGRKRGVRFPRGLRSSTDTAPLHGAKKSTPEEKRIERAKKVVERFNEDANFQFLHDRVSDLFAQRLRSDMEMLKLGKLNKISLAAKWCPSLDSSFDKITLLCETIAKKVFPRAEYAEYEDVEEAHYAYRVRDRLRKEVLVPLRKALELPEVYIGANDWGSLPYNRVASVAMKTYKSKFFKHDEERFKGYLEKAKSGKAKIAAGALLPHEIIASLNDEDGGEVAELQWKRMVEDMAKVGKLSNCLAICDVSGSMYGIPMEVSVALGVLVSELSEEPWKGKLITFSANPQLQRVRGESLKEKTGFVRRMEWGGNTDFQKVFDVILKVAVKGKLKAEEMIKRLFVFSDMEFDQASMNPWETDYEAIVRKYRKKGYGECVPEIVFWNLRDSRATPVPANQPGVALVSGFSKNLMKIFLEEGGMMDPVAVMEAAIAGKEYEKLVVLD; this is encoded by the coding sequence ATGGCTGCCGCTCTTCTCGTCGGACCACCGGAAATCTACCAAAAACCACCCAAATCCACCCCCACAGCCTTCGACGTAGCCACGGCAGCCGACATCACCGCCTCCGCCGACGTCGCCATGGCAGCTGACATCACCGCCTCCTCCGACGTCGCCATGGCAGCTGACATCACCGCCTCCGCCGACGTCTCCGGCACGGGCAATGCATTCGTCGACCTTATGATCGCAGAATTTAACAAAGCAGCAACCTACGTACCCCCTCTGAGGGGACTGACGGAAAATCGATCTCCGACGTTTTTATCGACAGGAAATCCGTGTTTGGATTTCTTCTGCCATATCGTCCCAGACACGCCGCCGGAATCCCTCACCAACCGCCTCAAGCTCGCGTGGGATCAAGACCCGCTCAAGGCTCTGAAGCTCGTTTGTAATCTCCGCGGAGTCAAAGGCACCGGCAAATCCGATAAAGAAGGTTTCTACACCGCCGCGCTGTGGCTACACGAGCACCACCCCAAAACCCTCGCCGGCAACGCGGCCGCTTTCGCCGATTTTGGCTATTATAAGGATCTGCTGGAGATCCTCTTCCGCGTTCTGGAAGGGGCCGAGGCGCGGAAATTGGCGAAAGAGATGGGAGAGCTCTGGAAATCTCGGACGCACAAGGGGAAATCTGGAATTCACAAGGGGAGGAAAAGAGGCGTCAGATTCCCAAGAGGCCTCAGATCCTCAACAGATACGGCGCCGTTACACGGTGCAAAGAAATCCACCCCTGAAGAGAAGAGGATCGAGAGAGCGAAGAAGGTGGTAGAGAGGTTTAATGAGGACGCTAATTTCCAGTTCCTGCACGATCGCGTGTCCGATCTCTTCGCACAGCGGTTGAGATCGGATATGGAGATGCTGAAATTGGGGAAGTTGAACAAAATCAGCCTCGCCGCGAAATGGTGCCCCTCTCTGGATTCGTCGTTCGACAAAATAACCCTGCTGTGTGAAACCATCGCGAAGAAGGTGTTTCCGAGGGCGGAATATGCAGAGTATGAAGACGTGGAGGAGGCGCATTACGCGTATCGCGTGAGGGATCGTTTGAGGAAGGAGGTGCTCGTACCGCTGCGGAAGGCGCTGGAGCTGCCGGAGGTTTACATTGGAGCCAACGATTGGGGCTCTCTGCCTTACAACAGAGTGGCGTCTGTGGCTATGAAAACATACAAGAGTAAATTCTTCAAGCATGATGAAGAAAGGTTCAAGGGGTATCTAGAGAAAGCGAAGTCCGGCAAAGCCAAGATCGCTGCAGGCGCATTGCTTCCTCATGAGATAATCGCGTCGTTGAATGACGAAGACGGCGGTGAAGTCGCGGAGCTTCAGTGGAAGAGAATGGTGGAGGACATGGCCAAGGTTGGGAAATTGAGCAATTGCCTTGCAATCTGTGATGTTTCTGGGAGTATGTATGGAATCCCAATGGAGGTTTCGGTGGCACTCGGAGTTCTGGTGTCGGAGCTGAGCGAGGAGCCATGGAAGGGGAAGCTAATCACCTTCAGCGCAAACCCTCAGCTCCAGAGAGTGAGAGGGGAAAGCTTGAAAGAGAAGACTGGGTTTGTTAGGAGAATGGAGTGGGGAGGGAACACAGATTTCCAGAAGGTGTTTGATGTGATACTGAAAGTGGCCGTGAAGGGGAAGTTGAAGGCGGAGGAGATGATAAAGAGGCTGTTTGTGTTTAGTGACATGGAATTCGATCAGGCTTCGATGAATCCGTGGGAGACGGATTATGAGGCGATCGTGAGGAAGTACAGAAAGAAGGGATACGGAGAATGTGTGCCGGAGATTGTGTTTTGGAATTTGAGGGATTCGAGGGCGACGCCGGTGCCCGCAAACCAGCCGGGGGTGGCGCTGGTGAGCGGCTTCTCGAAGAATTTGATGAAGATATTTCTTGAAGAGGGTGGAATGATGGATCCGGTGGCGGTGATGGAAGCTGCGATTGCTGGTAAGGAATATGAGAAGCTAGTTGTGCTGGATTGA